From a region of the Microterricola gilva genome:
- a CDS encoding AMP-binding protein, translating into MTRPLRVIDGGSALEVLEALRAALAGAGPAVLPLPFPLVEPHPPVELVETTGETVPKRVALVIETSGSTGVPKRVALSTDALLASAAASAAALGGPGQWLLALPTHYIAGAQVLVRSIAAETESVILPGGHFDPRLFAEYAARLDAPLRFVSLVPVQLARVVEAAESDGAVLAAARRFDRILVGGQATPPALIARAAALGLRVTRTYGSSETAGGCVYDGVPLHGTEVRIVGGLIELGGPTLAEGYLDDEERTAAAFVEGDGRRWYRTGDLGEVADGKLRVLGRSDNVIISGGEKISLDAVERVLHTLPGFEGAVAVAVPDAQWGQSIVVACERADTADAAPSGLDAVRAHVASALGNAARPRAVHSFAALPRLASGKPDRVGLAALLDGRMG; encoded by the coding sequence ATGACGAGGCCACTGCGGGTGATCGACGGCGGTTCAGCGCTCGAGGTGCTGGAGGCGTTGCGTGCCGCGCTCGCGGGTGCAGGGCCGGCCGTGCTGCCCCTGCCGTTCCCGCTGGTTGAGCCGCACCCACCGGTTGAGCTTGTCGAAACCACGGGCGAGACGGTGCCGAAGCGGGTGGCCTTGGTGATCGAGACCTCCGGCTCGACTGGCGTACCGAAGCGGGTGGCGCTGAGCACGGATGCGCTGCTGGCCTCGGCCGCGGCATCCGCGGCGGCGCTCGGCGGGCCGGGGCAGTGGCTGCTCGCCCTGCCCACCCACTACATCGCCGGCGCGCAGGTGCTGGTGCGCTCGATCGCCGCCGAGACGGAATCGGTCATCCTGCCCGGCGGGCACTTCGACCCGCGGCTGTTCGCCGAGTACGCCGCCCGCCTCGATGCGCCGCTGCGCTTCGTCTCACTCGTTCCGGTGCAGCTGGCCCGCGTCGTCGAGGCCGCGGAGAGCGACGGTGCCGTGCTGGCCGCTGCACGCCGCTTCGACCGCATCCTCGTCGGCGGACAGGCGACGCCCCCTGCGCTGATCGCACGCGCCGCCGCGCTGGGGCTCCGCGTCACGCGCACCTACGGATCCTCTGAGACGGCTGGCGGCTGCGTCTACGACGGTGTGCCGCTGCACGGCACTGAGGTGCGGATCGTCGGCGGGCTGATCGAACTCGGCGGTCCGACGCTCGCCGAGGGTTACCTCGACGACGAGGAGCGCACCGCTGCGGCCTTCGTGGAGGGCGATGGCCGGCGCTGGTACCGCACCGGAGACCTCGGCGAGGTCGCCGATGGAAAACTTCGCGTGCTCGGGCGGTCAGACAACGTGATCATCAGCGGGGGAGAGAAGATCTCGCTCGACGCCGTCGAGCGCGTGCTGCACACCCTGCCCGGGTTCGAGGGAGCCGTCGCCGTGGCCGTCCCCGATGCGCAGTGGGGCCAGTCCATCGTGGTGGCGTGCGAGCGGGCCGATACCGCGGATGCCGCCCCGAGCGGGCTTGATGCGGTGCGTGCGCACGTGGCATCCGCCCTCGGCAACGCCGCCAGGCCCCGCGCGGTGCACAGCTTCGCCGCGCTGCCCCGACTTGCCTCGGGCAAGCCCGACCGGGTGGGATTGGCTGCGCTGTTGGACGGGCGCATGGGCTAG
- a CDS encoding 1,4-dihydroxy-2-naphthoyl-CoA synthase produces the protein MTAPVSEIFDASEWSEVAGFEALSDITYHHSTDGRVARVAVNRPEVRNAFRPRTVDELYAALEDARINPRIGVVLLTGNGPSPKDGGWAFCSGGDQRIRGRDGYKYAEGETASGIDAARSGRLHILEVQRLIRFMPKVVIAVVPGWAAGGGHSLHVVCDLTIASEEHGKFKQTDADVGSFDAGYGSAYFARQIGQKNAREVFFLAREYSAQRAYEMGAVNAVVPHAELEVVALEWAREILTKSPTAIRMLKFAFNAVDDGLVGQQVFAGEATRLAYGTDEAVEGRDSFLEKREPDWSPYPWQF, from the coding sequence ATGACTGCCCCGGTTTCCGAGATCTTCGACGCGAGCGAGTGGAGCGAGGTCGCCGGCTTTGAGGCGCTGAGCGACATCACCTACCACCACAGCACCGACGGGCGCGTCGCGCGCGTCGCGGTCAATAGGCCTGAGGTGCGCAACGCGTTCCGGCCGCGCACGGTCGACGAGCTCTACGCCGCCCTCGAAGACGCGCGCATCAACCCGCGCATCGGCGTCGTGCTGCTCACCGGCAACGGGCCGAGCCCGAAGGATGGCGGCTGGGCGTTCTGCTCCGGCGGCGACCAGCGCATTCGCGGCCGCGACGGCTACAAGTACGCGGAGGGCGAGACGGCATCCGGCATCGACGCCGCCCGCTCCGGCCGGCTGCACATCCTCGAGGTGCAGCGCCTCATCCGCTTCATGCCCAAGGTCGTCATCGCGGTGGTGCCCGGCTGGGCCGCCGGCGGTGGGCACTCGCTCCACGTCGTCTGCGACCTCACCATCGCCAGCGAGGAGCACGGCAAGTTCAAGCAGACGGATGCCGACGTCGGCAGCTTCGACGCCGGCTACGGCAGCGCATACTTCGCCCGCCAGATCGGCCAGAAGAACGCCCGCGAGGTGTTCTTCCTCGCCCGCGAGTACTCGGCGCAGCGCGCGTACGAGATGGGCGCGGTGAACGCCGTCGTCCCGCACGCAGAGCTCGAGGTCGTCGCCCTCGAGTGGGCCCGCGAGATCCTCACCAAGTCGCCGACGGCCATTCGCATGCTGAAGTTCGCGTTCAATGCCGTGGACGACGGCCTGGTCGGGCAGCAGGTGTTCGCCGGTGAGGCCACGCGCCTGGCCTACGGAACGGATGAGGCCGTCGAGGGGCGTGACTCCTTCCTCGAGAAGCGCGAACCCGACTGGTCGCCGTACCCCTGGCAGTTCTAG
- a CDS encoding o-succinylbenzoate synthase, protein MTLSPLPELAEILTHARVVTLPMVTRFRGITVREAVLFEGPEGWTEFSPFVEYDDAEAANWLRAAIDFGWQPTPPTLRTSIPVNATIPGVDAAEVAEVLARFPGCRTAKVKVAASDQTLAEDVARVRATREALGPEGRIRIDANGGWNVDEAEHALHALAEFDIEYAEQPCATVAELAEIRRRTAYMGIPIAADESVRRADDPLAVAAAGAADLLVIKAQPLGGIRRALAIVERAGLPVVVSSALDTSIGLSMGAHLAASIPELEYDCGLGTASLLAADVTLEPLVAADGAIAVRRVQPDAALLGQYAAAPARRDWWIARVTRAYTQLERERAL, encoded by the coding sequence ATGACCCTGTCGCCGCTGCCGGAGCTCGCCGAGATTCTCACCCATGCCCGGGTCGTGACCCTGCCCATGGTCACCCGCTTCCGCGGGATCACGGTGCGCGAGGCGGTGCTGTTCGAGGGGCCGGAGGGCTGGACCGAGTTCTCCCCCTTCGTCGAGTACGACGACGCCGAGGCGGCCAACTGGCTGCGTGCCGCCATCGACTTCGGCTGGCAGCCGACACCGCCGACGCTCCGCACGAGTATCCCCGTGAACGCGACGATCCCCGGCGTCGACGCCGCCGAGGTGGCCGAGGTCCTGGCCCGTTTCCCCGGATGCCGCACGGCAAAGGTCAAGGTGGCCGCAAGTGACCAGACGCTCGCCGAAGACGTCGCCAGGGTGCGGGCGACCAGAGAGGCGCTCGGCCCGGAGGGCCGGATTCGCATCGACGCGAACGGCGGCTGGAACGTCGACGAGGCGGAGCACGCGCTGCACGCCCTCGCCGAGTTCGACATCGAGTACGCGGAGCAGCCCTGCGCTACCGTCGCGGAACTCGCCGAGATCCGCCGCCGCACCGCATACATGGGCATCCCGATCGCCGCGGACGAGAGCGTGCGCCGCGCGGACGACCCGCTCGCGGTTGCCGCGGCCGGTGCCGCCGACCTGCTCGTGATCAAGGCGCAGCCGCTCGGCGGCATCCGGCGCGCCCTCGCCATCGTGGAGCGGGCCGGACTGCCCGTCGTCGTCTCGAGCGCGCTCGACACCTCGATCGGGCTGAGCATGGGCGCCCACCTCGCCGCGAGCATTCCCGAACTGGAATACGACTGCGGGCTCGGCACGGCCTCGCTGCTCGCCGCGGACGTCACGCTGGAACCGCTGGTTGCCGCGGACGGTGCGATCGCCGTGCGGCGGGTGCAGCCGGATGCCGCCCTGCTCGGTCAGTACGCCGCGGCCCCTGCCAGGCGCGACTGGTGGATCGCCCGCGTCACCCGCGCGTACACGCAGCTGGAGCGCGAGCGCGCCCTCTAG